One genomic window of Panicum hallii strain FIL2 chromosome 6, PHallii_v3.1, whole genome shotgun sequence includes the following:
- the LOC112898158 gene encoding lysine-rich arabinogalactan protein 19-like, translated as MAGAVSGQLAPSTEAAPPPAVDSVAIATPVLPAPSTCTPSPLTTNAVVKKPLRLAFRDPAITRSHVPATAVVLDEPGLELAPPAPELSPELTSAPEPAEAAAAALPSSPPPEP; from the exons ATGGCGGGCGCTGTATCAGGGCAGCTCGCACCCTCGACTGAGGCAGCTCCGCCGCCAGCGGTGGATTCTGTGGCCATCGCCACGCCGGtgctgccagccccctcgacTTGTACACCTTCACCTCTAACTACAAACGCCGTGGTGAAGAAGCCACTGAGGCTGGCGTTCAGGGATCCAGCAATAACCCGATCTCACGT GCCCGCAACAGCAGTGGTGCTGGACGAGCCAGGACTCGAGTTGGCacctccagcccccgagctctcGCCCGAGCTAACCAGTGCACCGGAACCAGCAGAGGCAGCGGCTGCAGCCTTGCCCAgctcaccgccgcccgagccctaG